The proteins below are encoded in one region of Sinorhizobium meliloti:
- a CDS encoding response regulator yields MARKSEDGRLLEGARVLVVEDEIWIALDLEAAFLDVGAQVVGPCATLEAALVAAKNEALALAVLDIRLGTTTTERVIDLLNERGIPFFFYSGQTLPDDMRKKSNGAIVIAKPATQQDIVGTAAGVLIASNLPPSPL; encoded by the coding sequence ATGGCGCGGAAAAGTGAAGACGGCAGGCTTCTTGAGGGCGCCAGGGTCCTGGTGGTCGAGGACGAGATTTGGATCGCTCTCGACTTGGAAGCAGCATTTCTCGATGTTGGAGCTCAGGTGGTGGGACCCTGCGCGACCCTTGAGGCCGCATTGGTGGCGGCGAAAAATGAAGCGCTGGCGCTCGCGGTGCTCGACATTCGCTTGGGTACGACAACCACCGAGAGGGTCATCGATCTCCTCAACGAGAGGGGCATTCCATTCTTCTTCTATAGTGGCCAAACGCTACCCGACGACATGCGAAAGAAAAGCAACGGCGCCATCGTCATCGCAAAGCCCGCCACGCAGCAGGATATTGTTGGGACGGCCGCAGGAGTGCTTATAGCCTCGAACCTGCCGCCTTCGCCCTTGTAA